ggtgcaacacaacacaactcttcgcaagttgaacgacgccgttactaccatgcctcccaaagcatcaggaaaggctgccaagaaggctggcaaggctcagaaggccatagccaaaggggacaagaagaagaagcggaggaggaaggaaagctactccatctacatctacaaggtgctcaagcaggtccaccccgacactggcgtgtcctccaaggctatgtcaatcatgaactctttcgtgaacgacattttcgagcgcatcgctgccgaggcatcccgcctggcacactacaacaagcgctccaccatcaccagccgggAGATCCAGACTGCCGTCCGTCTCCTTCTGCCCGGCGAACTGGCAAAGCACGCCGTCTCTGAGGGCACCAAGGCTGTCACCAAGTACACCTCCTCCAAGTAAACTGACTGTCAGTCAGCTAgaaggggggaaagaagaaaaaagagcaactgCTGTCTCAGACAGTATTCAAACCCTACCCGGCTCCATAGGAGCCACACCTGaatccaaaaaaaaaggagacacaataTAGACAAGTGTGGATGGTGGTCGCCGCTGGTGCACCAGAGCCGGATGGATGGATATGGATGAGCTAGATGGCTGGCTCGTCATTAATGAGGCTCGCAACCGGGTCAGAGCAAAGAGATCCATCATCCactgcacaacagcagcagcccgtagtagtagtatgatgatggtgatgattaagcGTACGTACGATACTAATCACGGCAGGCAGGCTTTGGAGGGTGGGTGCAttcatgctcttcttcttcttcttgattagTGATGATGCCTCCTATTTCAGTAACATAACGTTTTTCATCACACAAAGCTCAGGAAGCACACAGTTATTATAGCTTGTAACATGAATcttcgctcctttttttttttttttttttttttttttttttttctttctttctttctttctttgttttcttgactgaattgcagtgaatcaatcaatcaatatatctacAAATCAGATTGGAGGAAAGCAGTCATTCTCCATCGGCCACCGACATACTACTGATCAGAAACATGCACATGGAATATCGGATCCTagacacagagaggaaggttgaagaaaaaaaaaaaaaaaaaaaaaagagagagagagagagagagagagagagagagagagagagagagagagagagagagagagagagagagagagagagagagagagagagagagagagaaaaaaaaaaaaagtcttttaaTCAGGAAATCGCTCGACCATACGGATCAAAGCCAACCCATTCATGGTCTatgtaatattattctctttagaTAAAGCACCTTTGGCCCTGAAGAGGGCCtagatattgtttgttgttgcttgctTGCCTTGGATGACACACTTATTAGGCACGCTCGCCACGGATTCGACGAGCCAGCTGGATGTCCTTGGGCATGATAGTGACACGCTTGGCGTGGATGGCGCACAGGTTAGTGTCTTCAAAGAGACCCACGAGATAAGCCTCGGAAGCTTCCTGGAGGGCCATGACAGCGGAGGACTGGAAGCGGAGGTCAGTCTTGAAATCCTGGGCAATTTCACGCACCAAGCGCTGGAAAGGCAGCTTCCTGATAAGCAGTTCGGTGCTCTTCTGATAACGGCGGATCTCACGGAGGGCCACGGTTCCTGGCCTGTAACGGTGGGGCTTCTTGACACCTCCAGTGGCAGGAGCAGATTTGCGAGCTGCCTTCGTGGCAAGCTGCTTGCGGGGCGCCTTGCCACCGGTGGACTTGCGGGCCGTTTGCTTAGTACGTGCCATGGTGAGTAAGTAAGTTACTGCCGCTCGGAACGAACAGTTGGGCGAGTTGAGCGCTTAGGCTGGCACTTCTTTAAATACGGTTTGCCGGGGCCCAACCTTGCCTTACGATTGGACGGGAATGACGTAAGAGTGTTCGACAACCACAGAAAACTCCCCCCCCCTCCTAACCATAACAACATGTCATGGGTAACTCAAAGAAATTGAggcaggcgagagggagagaaaagaggaaggaaagagaaaaaaaacacaacaaaaaaaaataaaataaaaacaaaaaacacacaaacgcacgcacacacacacacacacacacacacacacacacacacacacacacagagagagagagagagagagagagagagagagagagagagagagagagagcattgttgtagccaagatgtctcagggatttcgccgtgtcaggtcactcaccactccttttcctaactaaatgaatattgaaaataaaaaaaaaaacttttcgcgtaacaattcttcataaaccacgtactgtacatacatatatctatgataaatttacattatatcctttccttatatgagaatgtaatctctctctctctctctctctctctctctctctctctctctctctctctctctctctctctctctcttacacacacacacacacacacacacacacacacacacacacacacacacacacacacacacacacacacacacacacacacacactggccgggtggagatatttgggtgtgtctcctttcacgtgtagcccctgttcacctagcagtgagtaggtacgggatgtaaatcgaggagttgtgaccttgttgtcccggtgtgtggtgtgtgcctggtctcaggcctatccgaagatcggaaataatgagctctgagctcgttccgtagggtaacgtctggctgtctcgtcagagactgcagcagatcaaacagtgaaacacacacacggcccggtagctcagtggttagagcgctggcttcacaagccagaggaccggggttcgattccccggccgggtggagatatttgggtgtgtctcctttcacgtgtagcccctgttcacctagcagtgagtaggtacgggatgtaaatcgaggagttgtgaccttgttgtcccggtgtgtggtgtgtgcctggtctcagacctatccgaagatcggaaataatgagttctgagctcgttccgtagggtaacgtctggctgtctcgtcagagactgcagcagatcaaacagtgaattacacacacacacacacacacacaaagagagagagagagagagagagagagggagagagggacagaaggatcccaccgacaattctagacgattttttttttttttttttttttttttttttttttttcccgtttacatgattttaccgggtatgtgcataaatcgcaaaattagaaaatggagtgattttcgcgcgcgtccccccctcccccattaTCGAGCGGGGCGGGCTCGACCCGCCCCCAATTTGATTTGGCTAATTTGCATAAATTtgcataaaatttccataaattagcagaaacattgcatacattagcccctaccgaaaaaaaaaaaaaagttgacaatttcacaatataattatttcaaatgcaAGGGCCACCAACATATAGCATAAAAATcctaatatatacacagacacactttagcaactacgatccacaagaaaaaaacattatattttacatacaaagaATATGATTTCTCAAACATACCTGACATCAGCAAAGCAACCATTTTAGATTCTAAGGTCAaattaggatggatggatgatgtaaagatagcaatcgatcatttcattcaccaaatacccactgcaacatcgccaagacaaattgttaatcagattattatagtctgaagatcacttagacgttgccatttttgggaatttcccggcctgcggcgttgctgggcaaattaagggattagagcctatgtgtcaatgagaaccttgctccccacacacaccatggattaacacggtcactttgacctgtgacctcactcggtcacccagaaggatgtgacaacgctcggaggaaacgttgtcaagcattgttgttgcgtttgcaaaaccaatgcaaaatttatttaaaataaacacaaattcctctaacttgcctctttagagcatcacaatgtatatgtactacaacaccattcagttaaaaagtattaagtacctgacttggggcgcgtattggtacacgtgtgacagcgccgcaggcaggaaaatccccaaaaacgccaacgcctaagtgatcttcataaaaatggtcagactatagtgtgcgtatttattagcgtgtcgtgtgtcacggttagtctgacggcttgcgtctttcctcctcccacagccgctgcagtgactttctagttttttttttttttttttcttcttcagacttcaatggttaatgtccaagctcgacagagcacagcacacgtccgtgcaggtggtcattcttatccccttcccccggcaccaagctaggctagcggttcgatgcaatttctctataggagagaaaaaaaaattgtcagttcgagtcctctcctactcatgtgtgtttagaatacacagttttgtctggtaattcaggcacgaggtagtacaagaataaatggatgaattaacaaagaataaaataagcaggtaaaacaatataagaatagacaaatcaaaccttcttcttcttcttcttattattattattattattattattattattattattattattattattattattattattattattaataataataataataataataataaataataaataaataaatagataaataaaaataatggaatgccaacaacatctggtgttcccaggcggtcacccatccaagtactaaccggacccaacgttgcttaacttcgctgatcggacgagaagcggtgtgttcaacgtggtgtggtcgttggcactcgatgtgagattttaggccgatttaaattcttcctggcttgccctactatactccgtataccctgtgaatcaagtcctttctaggtgtttcttggtttaatatcgtttccctattggattaatctctctctctctctctctctctctgtctgtctgtctgtctgtctgtctgtctgtctgtct
This window of the Portunus trituberculatus isolate SZX2019 unplaced genomic scaffold, ASM1759143v1 PGA_scaffold_458__1_contigs__length_6382, whole genome shotgun sequence genome carries:
- the LOC123500649 gene encoding histone H2B: MPPKASGKAAKKAGKAQKAIAKGDKKKKRRRKESYSIYIYKVLKQVHPDTGVSSKAMSIMNSFVNDIFERIAAEASRLAHYNKRSTITSREIQTAVRLLLPGELAKHAVSEGTKAVTKYTSSK
- the LOC123500648 gene encoding histone H3, whose product is MARTKQTARKSTGGKAPRKQLATKAARKSAPATGGVKKPHRYRPGTVALREIRRYQKSTELLIRKLPFQRLVREIAQDFKTDLRFQSSAVMALQEASEAYLVGLFEDTNLCAIHAKRVTIMPKDIQLARRIRGERA